In Geminocystis sp. M7585_C2015_104, one DNA window encodes the following:
- a CDS encoding 50S ribosomal protein L15, which produces MRLHQLAPNPKSKKRRRRVGRGISAGQGASCGFGMRGQKSRSGSGIKPGFEGGQMPLYRRLPKLKHFTVVNRKEYTIVNLDQLKDLPPNSEVTLDSLMSAGIVTSNDGPLKVLGRGEINIPLHIKAAAWSESAKAKIEAAGGTISQP; this is translated from the coding sequence ATGAGACTCCATCAATTAGCTCCTAACCCCAAATCCAAAAAACGTCGTCGTCGCGTCGGAAGAGGCATTTCCGCCGGCCAGGGGGCCAGTTGTGGTTTCGGGATGAGAGGGCAAAAATCCCGTTCCGGCAGCGGCATAAAACCCGGTTTTGAAGGCGGACAAATGCCCCTTTATCGTCGCCTTCCCAAACTCAAACACTTCACAGTGGTCAACCGCAAAGAATACACCATTGTCAACCTGGATCAGCTAAAAGATTTGCCCCCCAATTCCGAAGTAACCCTCGACTCCCTCATGTCCGCCGGAATTGTCACCAGCAATGACGGCCCCCTGAAAGTCCTTGGCCGAGGGGAGATAAATATCCCCCTCCACATCAAGGCTGCCGCCTGGAGTGAGTCTGCTAAAGCCAAAATAGAGGCGGCTGGTGGGACCATTTCTCAGCCCTAG